One window from the genome of Megalobrama amblycephala isolate DHTTF-2021 linkage group LG4, ASM1881202v1, whole genome shotgun sequence encodes:
- the LOC125267602 gene encoding uncharacterized protein LOC125267602: protein MTLHTRQLHGYGLYYLLAWLTLFMSQVDGLQCYACNIVHNQRYVDVGCSSPEVITCSHSHKGFKHRFCIRTESVALGVMLTSGCATARHCHTEELPGVNIHCCDSDLCNSATRWRTTTLMPMCSLTFALLLQSVILSTK from the exons ATGACTCTCCATACACGCCAGCTGCACGGATATGGATTGTATTATTTGTTGGCATGGCTGACACTTTTCATGTCACAAG TTGATGGGCTGCAGTGTTATGCCTGTAACATTGTGCATAACCAGAGGTATGTGGATGTAGGCTGCTCTAGCCCCGAAGTCATCACCTGCTCCCACTCCCACAAGGGCTTTAAGCATCGCTTCTGCATCAGGACCGAAAGTG TTGCACTGGGAGTCATGCTGACCAGTGGCTGTGCCACAGCCCGACACTGCCACACGGAGGAGCTGCCGGGAGTCAACATCCACTGCTGCGACTCTGATCTGTGCAACAGCGCCACCCGCTGGCGGACAACCACACTGATGCCTATGTGCTCATTGACGTTTGCTCTGTTGCTTCAAAGTGTCATACTGTCGACGAAATAA